From a single Candidatus Chlorobium masyuteum genomic region:
- the serS gene encoding serine--tRNA ligase: protein MLDINYIRQNQAEVMNMLHQRQLAVEVPRLQELLDLDRERKELVQRSDDQKALRNKVSKEVADIKKSGQGSAEELIVRMKSVSEEIALMDNRLGQLEEEMESILLALPNKLHPSVPTGKSAAENEIFGKPVTFEHLLDFPVKNHLELGKSLGILDFERGAKVSGAGFPAYMGKGARLERALINFMLDMHTENHGYTEVFPPFFVNRESLRGTGQWPKFADQVYHMQEDDLYAIPTAEVPVTNLHRGEMLDTGALPISYTAYSACFRREAGSYGKDTRGFLRVHQFNKVEMVKFTRPEESYEALEQIRRNAEAILIALKIPYRVLLLCSGDISANAAKCYDIEVWSPAEQKYLEASSCSNFEDYQARRANIRFKPNGKSKPEFVHTLNGSGLATSRLMVSLLEHYQTAEGNITVPEVLRHYTRFDEITAP from the coding sequence ATGCTTGACATCAACTATATCCGCCAGAATCAGGCGGAAGTCATGAATATGCTGCACCAGCGCCAGCTGGCCGTTGAAGTGCCCAGACTCCAGGAGCTTCTTGATCTTGACAGAGAGCGCAAGGAGCTTGTTCAGCGGTCTGACGATCAGAAAGCCCTGCGTAACAAGGTTTCAAAAGAGGTGGCTGACATAAAAAAAAGCGGGCAGGGCTCTGCAGAAGAGCTGATCGTCCGGATGAAATCCGTTTCAGAAGAGATTGCCCTGATGGACAACCGGCTCGGCCAGCTTGAAGAGGAGATGGAGAGTATTCTGCTTGCACTCCCCAACAAACTCCACCCCTCGGTTCCAACCGGAAAAAGCGCTGCAGAGAACGAGATTTTTGGCAAACCGGTAACGTTTGAACACCTTCTTGACTTCCCGGTTAAAAATCACCTTGAACTGGGTAAATCACTCGGCATCCTTGATTTTGAGCGGGGTGCAAAGGTAAGCGGGGCAGGCTTTCCCGCCTATATGGGCAAAGGTGCCCGTCTTGAAAGGGCTCTGATCAACTTCATGCTTGACATGCATACGGAAAATCACGGCTATACCGAGGTATTTCCGCCTTTTTTTGTCAACAGGGAGTCGCTGAGGGGAACCGGTCAGTGGCCGAAGTTCGCCGATCAGGTCTATCACATGCAGGAGGATGACCTCTACGCCATCCCCACCGCCGAAGTGCCGGTCACCAACCTGCACCGAGGGGAAATGCTTGACACCGGGGCTCTGCCGATCTCCTATACCGCCTACTCCGCCTGTTTCCGTCGTGAAGCGGGCAGCTACGGCAAGGATACCAGGGGTTTTCTCAGGGTACACCAGTTCAACAAGGTGGAGATGGTAAAGTTTACCCGGCCTGAAGAGTCCTATGAAGCACTTGAACAGATTCGCAGAAACGCTGAAGCCATTCTCATTGCCCTGAAAATACCATACCGGGTTCTCCTTCTCTGCAGCGGCGATATCAGTGCAAATGCCGCGAAATGCTATGACATCGAGGTCTGGTCACCGGCGGAACAGAAATACCTTGAAGCATCAAGCTGCTCAAACTTCGAGGATTACCAGGCTCGGCGCGCAAACATCCGTTTCAAACCCAATGGCAAATCAAAACCGGAGTTCGTGCACACCCTGAACGGATCAGGGTTGGCAACATCCCGCCTTATGGTATCACTCCTTGAGCACTACCAGACAGCGGAAGGCAATATTACCGTCCCTGAGGTGTTAAGGCACTATACACGTTTTGACGAGATCACGGCACCGTAA
- the metX gene encoding homoserine O-acetyltransferase MetX: MRAYTDVISGETHFFDSSEPYTTEFGAELPSLRVAYRTWGTLNAERDNVILVCHALTGSADADGWWEGMFSRGGAFDETTDFIICSNVLGSCYGTTGPVSLSPLTGKNYGPDFPLITIRDMVHVQRRLLAGLGIQRVKLAVGASLGGMQVLEWGVLYPDVVQSLMAMGASGRHSAWCIAQSEAQRQAIYADRDWNGGWYTREQPPAAGLAAARMMAMCTYRSFENFQTRFGRELQKGTTFKAESYLHHQGRKLVERFDANTYITLTRAMDMHDLGRGRGVYEEVLGSMPMPVEILSINSDVLYPKEEQEELARFIPKSSILYLDEPYGHDAFLIDVEKVSRMVREFLDGRAMEEHSAA; encoded by the coding sequence ATGAGAGCATATACCGATGTTATTTCCGGGGAAACGCACTTTTTCGATTCAAGTGAACCATATACCACCGAATTTGGAGCCGAGCTGCCTTCCCTGCGTGTGGCCTACAGGACATGGGGCACCCTCAATGCAGAGAGAGATAATGTGATCCTTGTCTGCCATGCTCTTACCGGTTCGGCTGATGCTGACGGATGGTGGGAGGGGATGTTTTCAAGAGGGGGTGCGTTTGATGAAACAACCGATTTTATTATCTGCAGCAATGTGCTCGGAAGTTGTTATGGTACCACCGGTCCCGTTTCACTGAGTCCTCTGACCGGCAAAAACTACGGGCCCGATTTTCCCCTGATTACGATCAGGGATATGGTGCATGTTCAGCGTCGGCTGCTTGCAGGACTCGGTATTCAGCGGGTAAAACTGGCGGTAGGGGCCTCTCTTGGCGGGATGCAGGTGCTGGAGTGGGGGGTGCTCTATCCTGATGTTGTTCAGTCGCTGATGGCGATGGGCGCTTCAGGCCGACACTCCGCATGGTGTATTGCGCAGAGTGAAGCACAGCGTCAGGCTATCTATGCTGATCGTGACTGGAATGGCGGATGGTACACCAGGGAGCAGCCGCCTGCGGCAGGGCTTGCTGCGGCAAGAATGATGGCCATGTGCACCTACCGCAGCTTCGAAAACTTTCAGACCCGGTTTGGCCGTGAACTGCAGAAGGGCACAACTTTCAAGGCGGAAAGCTATCTGCACCATCAGGGGCGCAAACTGGTTGAGCGATTTGATGCCAATACTTATATCACGCTCACCAGGGCTATGGATATGCATGATCTTGGAAGGGGCCGGGGAGTCTATGAAGAGGTGCTCGGTTCAATGCCGATGCCTGTCGAGATTCTCTCCATCAATTCCGATGTTCTCTACCCGAAAGAGGAGCAGGAGGAGCTTGCCCGGTTTATTCCAAAATCAAGCATTCTCTACCTTGACGAACCCTATGGCCATGACGCTTTTTTGATTGATGTTGAAAAGGTGAGCCGGATGGTCAGGGAGTTTCTTGACGGAAGGGCAATGGAGGAGCACTCCGCCGCCTGA
- a CDS encoding O-acetylhomoserine aminocarboxypropyltransferase/cysteine synthase family protein, protein MTERSHPQFKFETLQVHAGQRPDPTTKSRAVPIYQTTSYVFDSARHGADLFALKEFGNIYTRLMNPTTDVLEQRVAALEGGKAALAVASGHSAQFIAIATLCQAGDNIVSSSYLYGGTYNQFKVSFRRLGIGVKFVDGCNPDAFRSAIDSSTKALYLESIGNPAFHVPDFEAISAIAAEHGIPLIVDNTFGCSGYLCRPLEYGASIVVESATKWIGGHGTSMGGIIVDGGTFNWGNGKFPLISEPSEGYHGLKFHETFGDLAFIIKARVEGLRDIGPAISPFNSFMLLQGLETLSLRVQRHADNSMELALWLEAHPAVEWVNYPGLESHPTHELAKKYLQNGFGGVLTFGIRGGYEQAVGFIDSVQLASHLANVGDAKTLVIHPASTTHQQLSRGEQESAGVFADMVRVSPGIEHIDDIKADFEQAFAQLRGDV, encoded by the coding sequence ATGACAGAGAGATCGCATCCTCAATTCAAGTTTGAAACGCTGCAGGTTCATGCCGGTCAGAGGCCTGATCCTACGACAAAGTCGAGAGCAGTGCCTATCTATCAGACCACATCCTATGTTTTTGACAGTGCCCGTCACGGTGCTGACCTTTTTGCCCTGAAGGAGTTCGGTAATATCTATACCCGCCTCATGAACCCTACGACCGATGTTCTTGAGCAGCGTGTTGCCGCACTTGAAGGGGGCAAGGCCGCCCTGGCGGTGGCAAGCGGTCATTCGGCACAGTTTATTGCCATTGCCACTCTCTGCCAGGCAGGTGACAATATCGTCTCCTCCAGTTATCTCTACGGGGGGACCTATAATCAGTTCAAGGTCTCTTTCCGTCGGCTCGGCATCGGCGTGAAGTTTGTTGACGGGTGTAACCCCGATGCATTCCGCAGTGCCATTGACAGCAGTACCAAGGCGCTCTATCTGGAATCGATCGGCAATCCGGCTTTTCATGTGCCTGATTTTGAGGCGATTTCGGCCATTGCGGCTGAACATGGCATCCCCCTGATTGTTGATAATACATTCGGCTGTTCCGGCTATCTCTGCCGTCCGCTTGAATACGGGGCTTCGATTGTCGTGGAGTCTGCGACCAAATGGATCGGAGGACATGGAACCTCCATGGGTGGTATAATTGTTGACGGAGGAACCTTCAACTGGGGAAACGGAAAGTTTCCTCTGATCAGTGAGCCTTCAGAGGGCTATCACGGGTTGAAATTTCATGAAACGTTCGGGGATCTTGCTTTTATCATCAAGGCCCGGGTTGAGGGGCTTCGTGATATCGGCCCGGCGATCAGCCCGTTCAACTCTTTTATGCTCTTGCAGGGTCTGGAGACGCTCTCGCTCCGTGTTCAGCGGCATGCCGACAACTCAATGGAGCTTGCCCTCTGGCTTGAGGCGCACCCGGCAGTAGAGTGGGTGAACTATCCCGGTCTTGAGAGCCATCCTACCCATGAACTGGCAAAAAAATATCTGCAAAACGGATTCGGCGGCGTGTTGACCTTCGGTATCAGGGGCGGATATGAGCAGGCGGTCGGTTTTATCGACAGTGTGCAGCTTGCAAGTCATCTGGCCAATGTGGGTGATGCCAAAACGCTCGTGATTCATCCCGCCTCAACCACCCACCAGCAGCTTTCCAGAGGGGAGCAGGAGTCTGCGGGAGTATTTGCCGATATGGTCAGGGTCTCTCCGGGAATTGAACATATTGATGATATCAAAGCTGATTTTGAACAGGCATTTGCACAATTGAGAGGTGACGTATGA
- the rsmB gene encoding 16S rRNA (cytosine(967)-C(5))-methyltransferase RsmB translates to MITARETALNVLQALETGKKRSDQILHRTLEQSALNRIDRALATGLVNGVLRYRLQLDFIISRYYHHKLEKAAPVLKNILRLGVYQILFLDKVPDWAAVNECVKLARKYKGDRMSKLVNGVLRKITPQSITLDEWLKEKEPAEQLAIKHSHPRWLVERWIADYGLKKTEALLTYNNRFPLFGFRINRLKTSEEQLFSDPLFSSAAYDACSIENLFISKEFSSFEPAVSDGRLTVQNPTQALACLLLNPVPGSAVLDLCAAPGGKSTFMAELMENNGSVTSLDLYAQKLLKITTHAEALGITIITTVAADARSFKPENRPDAILLDAPCSGTGVVGRRTELRWKLTPENIQELITLQKELLDHAAELLEKNGVLVYATCSIEPEENGLQIEAFLQRHPDFSVDPDSGKVPEPFLPKSGFKGAILTLPGEYPGFDGGFAQRLRKTGKQA, encoded by the coding sequence ATGATTACAGCCAGAGAAACGGCACTGAATGTTCTGCAGGCCCTCGAAACAGGAAAAAAACGATCCGACCAGATACTGCACCGGACTCTGGAGCAGAGTGCACTGAACCGCATTGACCGGGCACTTGCAACCGGACTGGTCAACGGAGTACTTCGCTACCGGCTTCAGCTTGATTTTATTATCAGTCGCTACTACCACCACAAACTGGAAAAAGCCGCTCCGGTACTGAAAAATATACTTCGACTCGGCGTCTATCAGATTCTCTTCCTTGACAAGGTTCCCGACTGGGCGGCAGTCAATGAGTGTGTAAAACTCGCCCGGAAATATAAAGGTGACCGGATGTCAAAACTGGTCAACGGTGTGTTGAGAAAAATCACCCCGCAAAGCATAACCCTTGATGAGTGGCTCAAGGAGAAAGAGCCCGCAGAACAGCTTGCCATAAAACACTCCCACCCGAGGTGGCTGGTTGAACGCTGGATTGCTGACTATGGCCTTAAAAAAACCGAAGCCCTCCTGACCTATAACAACCGGTTCCCGCTCTTCGGATTCAGAATCAACCGGCTGAAAACTTCAGAGGAGCAGCTTTTTTCCGATCCCCTGTTTTCCTCTGCAGCATATGACGCGTGCAGTATTGAAAACCTCTTCATTTCGAAGGAGTTCAGCTCCTTTGAACCAGCGGTCAGCGATGGCAGGCTCACCGTCCAGAATCCGACACAGGCTCTTGCCTGCCTGCTTCTGAATCCGGTGCCGGGAAGTGCGGTACTCGACCTCTGCGCAGCTCCGGGTGGAAAATCAACCTTTATGGCTGAATTGATGGAGAACAACGGAAGCGTCACCTCACTTGATCTCTATGCACAAAAACTGCTGAAAATCACCACGCACGCTGAAGCCCTCGGCATTACCATCATTACAACAGTGGCCGCCGATGCAAGGAGCTTCAAACCGGAAAATCGCCCTGATGCAATCCTGCTTGATGCCCCCTGTTCAGGGACCGGCGTTGTTGGCAGGCGAACTGAACTGCGCTGGAAACTGACTCCTGAAAATATTCAGGAACTGATCACCCTGCAAAAGGAGCTTCTCGACCATGCCGCAGAGCTGCTTGAGAAAAACGGCGTGCTTGTCTATGCCACATGCTCCATCGAACCCGAAGAGAACGGCTTGCAGATTGAAGCGTTTCTTCAGCGGCACCCCGACTTTTCTGTGGACCCTGACAGCGGAAAAGTACCGGAACCGTTCCTGCCAAAGAGCGGTTTCAAGGGAGCCATCCTCACTCTGCCGGGAGAGTATCCGGGATTTGACGGAGGTTTCGCTCAACGGCTCCGCAAAACCGGCAAACAAGCATGA
- the xerD gene encoding site-specific tyrosine recombinase XerD, whose amino-acid sequence MNTLHDSSRNVLESFLNYMLIERNFSENTRVSYRNDLERYLLFIQQNAISLESITPNQIREFITELYLTGLEPSSLARNISAIRSFHKFLLSERTTSLNPAENLHQPKQARYLPTVLTIDETLRLLEAPLLQKPQGKYFLRDKTIVELLYATGVRVSELISIQQQNLYLEAGFVRIFGKGSKERLVPVGSAATEWITRYQSELRQGLSGRNSGDYLFLNARGKPLSRMAIFSMVRQYAIIAGIEKQISPHTFRHTFATHLLEGGADLRAVQEMLGHSSISTTQIYTHIDRSFVKEVHKTFHPRG is encoded by the coding sequence ATGAACACCCTGCATGACTCCAGCCGCAACGTGCTTGAGAGCTTCCTGAACTATATGCTCATTGAACGCAACTTTTCGGAAAACACAAGGGTCTCTTACCGCAACGATCTCGAGCGCTACCTGCTTTTCATACAGCAAAACGCCATATCGCTGGAAAGCATTACTCCCAACCAGATCCGGGAGTTCATCACCGAGCTCTACTTGACAGGACTCGAACCAAGCTCATTGGCACGGAACATTTCAGCAATCCGCTCCTTCCACAAATTCCTGCTCTCTGAGCGCACGACATCCCTCAACCCGGCGGAAAACCTTCATCAGCCAAAACAGGCACGATACCTGCCCACCGTCCTGACAATTGATGAAACCCTTCGCCTGCTTGAAGCTCCGCTTCTGCAGAAGCCGCAGGGAAAATACTTCCTGCGTGACAAAACAATAGTTGAACTCCTCTACGCAACCGGAGTAAGGGTGAGCGAACTGATCTCTATCCAGCAGCAGAATCTCTACCTTGAGGCTGGTTTTGTAAGAATCTTCGGTAAAGGATCAAAGGAGCGTCTTGTGCCGGTCGGCAGTGCCGCAACAGAGTGGATCACCCGCTACCAGAGTGAACTCCGGCAAGGACTTTCAGGGCGAAACTCCGGCGACTATCTCTTTCTTAATGCAAGGGGAAAACCACTCTCACGCATGGCCATCTTCTCGATGGTGCGGCAATACGCTATCATTGCCGGTATTGAAAAGCAGATCAGTCCGCACACGTTCCGCCATACCTTCGCAACCCATCTGCTCGAAGGCGGCGCAGATCTGCGCGCGGTACAGGAGATGCTCGGCCACAGCTCCATATCCACAACCCAGATCTACACACACATCGACCGGTCGTTTGTCAAGGAGGTCCACAAAACCTTTCATCCGAGAGGATAG
- a CDS encoding DUF2721 domain-containing protein: MLITTFRELVPILQTAIGPMILISGLGLLLLTMTNRLGRIIDRSRSLIDNLESFPDLHIQRINEEVAILWTRARYIRTAILLATMTCLGASLLIIMLFLSALVNLDLPLVLSAIFIVSMLCLSSSLVFFVLDVNLTLAALKIEMRSHKH, from the coding sequence ATGTTAATTACCACCTTCAGGGAGCTTGTCCCTATTCTTCAGACTGCAATCGGCCCGATGATTCTTATCTCTGGTCTTGGTCTTCTTCTGCTGACCATGACCAACAGGCTTGGTCGTATCATTGACCGTTCAAGATCCCTGATTGATAATCTGGAGTCATTTCCGGACCTCCATATACAGAGAATCAACGAGGAGGTTGCCATTCTCTGGACAAGAGCCCGCTACATCCGTACAGCCATTCTGCTTGCAACCATGACCTGCCTTGGCGCCTCGCTTCTGATTATTATGCTCTTTCTCAGTGCTCTCGTTAATCTTGATCTGCCTCTGGTGCTGTCGGCCATATTTATTGTCAGCATGCTCTGTTTGAGCAGCTCGCTGGTCTTTTTTGTGCTTGACGTGAACCTTACCCTTGCTGCGTTGAAAATAGAGATGAGAAGTCACAAGCATTAA
- a CDS encoding MBL fold metallo-hydrolase RNA specificity domain-containing protein: protein MELEFYGATGRVTGSCHILRVGGATVLLDCGLIQGSREDEALNAGPFPFDPSAVDAVVLTHGHIDHSGRLPLLVKKGFAGPVYTQQATVDLCRVLLLDSASLGERDAIFRQKHPQSAGDRHAEPLYTREDAVRALNSFVGLSYHQKQEILPGVIIRFMDAGHILGSALVEVWLHEGDVSKKLVFSGDVGQYNTPIMNDPETIEEADAVIVESTYGDRLHREIALTLAEMGEIIRKAAAGGGNILIPAFAIGRSQELLYFFSKHYEEWELDRWQIFLDSPMAIEASRIYWDYPALVDEDAASFRNGRSWMPHLKNLHFTAKPEQSKAINAIKQGAIIIAGSGMCNGGRILHHLKHNIERPECSVIITGFQAEGTLGRRLVEGEREVEIHGRSYPVRAALHTIGGLSAHGDRNDILRWLGGFTNRPEIYVVHGDEPVKKVFRDAIEDELHLKASIPLSGEIVRFT, encoded by the coding sequence ATGGAGCTTGAATTCTACGGAGCAACAGGCAGGGTTACCGGCTCCTGCCATATTCTCAGGGTTGGTGGCGCAACGGTGCTGCTCGACTGCGGTCTCATACAGGGTTCAAGGGAAGATGAGGCTCTCAATGCCGGGCCGTTTCCTTTTGACCCATCGGCTGTTGATGCGGTTGTCCTTACCCATGGCCATATCGACCACTCCGGACGTCTCCCTCTTCTCGTCAAGAAGGGGTTTGCCGGTCCGGTCTATACCCAGCAGGCAACTGTTGATCTTTGCAGGGTTCTGCTTCTTGATTCCGCTTCACTTGGTGAACGAGATGCCATTTTCCGCCAGAAGCACCCCCAAAGTGCCGGTGACCGTCATGCTGAACCGCTCTATACCCGTGAGGATGCCGTGCGGGCGCTGAACAGCTTTGTCGGCTTGTCCTACCATCAAAAGCAGGAGATTCTTCCGGGTGTCATCATCCGTTTCATGGATGCCGGTCATATTCTCGGTTCCGCGCTGGTAGAGGTGTGGCTGCATGAAGGCGATGTTTCAAAAAAGCTGGTGTTCAGCGGTGATGTGGGTCAATACAACACCCCTATCATGAACGATCCCGAGACGATCGAAGAGGCCGACGCAGTAATAGTGGAGAGCACCTATGGTGACCGTCTTCATCGGGAGATAGCGCTTACCCTTGCCGAGATGGGTGAGATTATCCGCAAGGCTGCAGCAGGCGGCGGCAATATTCTTATCCCTGCTTTTGCCATCGGTCGAAGCCAGGAGCTGCTCTACTTTTTTTCAAAGCACTATGAGGAGTGGGAGCTTGATCGCTGGCAGATTTTTCTCGACAGTCCCATGGCTATTGAGGCCAGCCGGATCTACTGGGATTACCCTGCGCTTGTTGATGAAGATGCGGCTTCATTCCGAAATGGCAGGAGCTGGATGCCGCATCTGAAAAACCTTCATTTTACCGCAAAGCCGGAACAGTCGAAGGCCATCAATGCCATAAAACAGGGGGCCATCATTATTGCCGGCAGCGGTATGTGCAATGGAGGCAGGATTCTACACCATCTGAAGCACAATATCGAGCGGCCGGAGTGCAGTGTGATCATAACCGGTTTTCAGGCAGAGGGAACCCTCGGGCGTCGTCTGGTAGAGGGTGAGCGGGAAGTTGAGATTCATGGCCGGAGTTATCCGGTAAGGGCAGCGCTTCATACCATAGGTGGCTTGTCAGCGCATGGTGACCGGAATGATATTCTTCGCTGGCTCGGGGGATTTACAAACAGACCTGAAATCTATGTAGTGCATGGAGACGAACCTGTTAAAAAAGTGTTCCGTGATGCGATTGAGGATGAACTGCATTTGAAGGCATCTATTCCCCTTTCCGGTGAGATTGTCAGGTTCACTTGA
- a CDS encoding DEAD/DEAH box helicase — protein sequence MSDNSLLPKDFRSLQLAEPLMQALEEVGYENPTPIQAETIPLLLEGRDVLGQAQTGTGKTAAFALPVLSNIRLALAEPQALVLAPTRELAIQVAEAFQRYAVHLKGFHVVPIYGGQDYGIQLRMLKRGVHVVVGTPGRVMDHMRRGSLNLDSLQCLVLDEADEMLRMGFIDDVEWILDQTPKDRQVALFSATMPSAIRRIAQKYLNNPAQVTIQTKTTTVETIRQRYWIVGGSHKLDILTRILEVEPFDGILIFVRTKTMTIELAEKLQARGYGAAALNGDMAQNQRERTVDQLKNGALSIVIATDVAARGLDVERISHVINYDIPSDTESYVHRIGRTGRAGRTGDAILFVSPREKNMLYAIEKATHSRIELMELPSTEIINNKRIAKFNQKITDTIAAEDLDFFTRIIEQYCHEHDVPVIEAAAALASLVQGETPLLLSNKPERTRSNDDREGSGRDRGSDRDRGFDRDRGPSKRRSSDEGKERYRLEVGSEHGVKAGNILGAILNEVGLDPDSVGQISINDSYSTVELPQGMPDNVFHELRKVRVCGRQLRLSKMEDQDRNSSPYGIKKAFKKPFAKPAGKETAFFTGNKKKRKG from the coding sequence ATGAGCGACAACTCTCTATTGCCGAAGGATTTCCGCAGCCTTCAGCTTGCGGAACCATTAATGCAGGCGCTTGAAGAGGTGGGATATGAAAATCCGACCCCGATTCAGGCCGAAACCATTCCACTGCTTCTCGAAGGACGTGATGTTCTCGGGCAGGCACAGACCGGAACAGGAAAAACCGCTGCGTTTGCCTTGCCGGTACTCTCCAATATCCGCCTTGCACTTGCCGAGCCCCAGGCTCTTGTGCTTGCTCCGACAAGGGAGCTGGCTATACAGGTTGCCGAGGCTTTCCAGCGTTATGCAGTACATCTCAAGGGATTTCATGTTGTTCCGATCTATGGCGGTCAGGATTACGGCATTCAGCTCCGCATGCTGAAACGCGGTGTGCATGTCGTGGTCGGTACTCCCGGTCGTGTCATGGATCACATGCGTCGGGGATCGCTTAATCTTGACTCTCTGCAGTGCCTTGTGCTTGACGAGGCTGACGAGATGCTTCGCATGGGATTTATCGACGATGTCGAGTGGATTCTTGATCAGACACCAAAAGATCGCCAGGTGGCCCTTTTTTCGGCAACCATGCCCTCTGCCATCCGCCGTATCGCACAGAAGTATCTGAATAATCCTGCCCAGGTAACCATACAGACCAAAACCACAACGGTTGAGACTATTCGTCAGCGCTACTGGATTGTCGGCGGAAGCCACAAGCTTGATATCCTGACCCGAATTCTTGAAGTTGAGCCGTTCGACGGGATACTGATTTTTGTACGCACAAAAACCATGACGATTGAACTGGCTGAAAAGCTTCAGGCCCGAGGCTATGGAGCAGCCGCCCTGAATGGCGATATGGCCCAGAATCAGCGGGAACGCACGGTCGATCAGCTCAAGAACGGAGCGTTGAGCATTGTTATTGCCACCGATGTGGCAGCAAGGGGTCTTGATGTCGAGCGTATCAGCCACGTTATTAACTACGATATCCCTTCCGACACGGAGTCCTATGTACACCGGATCGGCCGGACCGGTCGCGCAGGCCGCACCGGCGATGCGATCCTCTTTGTCTCTCCGAGGGAGAAGAATATGCTGTACGCTATCGAAAAGGCAACGCACAGCCGTATTGAACTGATGGAGCTGCCGTCAACGGAGATCATCAACAACAAGCGGATTGCAAAATTCAACCAGAAGATCACCGATACGATTGCGGCTGAAGACCTTGATTTCTTTACCCGTATTATAGAGCAGTACTGTCATGAACATGATGTACCGGTCATTGAAGCTGCGGCTGCACTTGCTTCACTGGTTCAGGGTGAAACACCGTTACTCCTTTCAAACAAGCCCGAAAGAACGCGTTCCAACGATGATCGCGAAGGTTCCGGCAGGGATCGGGGTTCAGATCGTGATCGCGGATTTGACCGGGATCGCGGGCCATCCAAACGCAGAAGCAGTGATGAGGGTAAAGAGCGCTACCGTCTTGAGGTAGGCAGTGAGCATGGTGTGAAAGCCGGCAATATTCTTGGCGCTATTCTCAATGAAGTCGGTCTTGATCCTGATTCAGTCGGCCAGATCTCCATCAATGACTCCTACAGCACGGTAGAGCTGCCGCAGGGTATGCCGGATAATGTGTTTCATGAACTTCGCAAGGTAAGGGTTTGCGGACGCCAGCTCAGGCTCTCCAAAATGGAGGATCAGGATCGCAACTCCTCTCCCTATGGGATCAAAAAAGCGTTCAAGAAGCCTTTTGCCAAACCGGCAGGCAAGGAGACCGCTTTCTTTACCGGTAACAAAAAGAAACGCAAGGGGTGA